TCCTTGGTCCAGAAGCTCCCAGGTTCCGGATAGGCCCCCATGCCGCCGTACATGATATCCCCGTCGGAGGCCGGAAAGTTTGGGTTGCGGGGGCTGTCGTAGAGGGGCGAGTCATAGTCCTTGCTCAGGCGGTTGTTCACCAGAAAGCCCTTGGTGATGGAGAGGAGCTGGACGTTGGCGAACAGCTTCCCCTGCCAGGGGAGATTCAGGCCGCTATAGAAATTGAGATTCTTGATGCGGAAGCGGCCGTTATACAGATAACCGTCGCTGGAGGCGTAGCCGCCGCTGACGGCATACTCAAAAGGGCCGGATTGCGGCCGCCAACCGTGGTAAAAGTTGACAGAGGCGGTATCGAAGCGGGCCAGCCCGGTTTGCAGCTCGAACCGGGGCTGGGGGGTGGGCTTTTTGGTCACCAGGTTGATCACCCCGCCCAGGGTGTTGCCGTAGCGCGGGTCACTCACCCCCTTGATGAGCTCGATGCGCTCGATATTGTTCAAGGGGATGGTGGTCCAGTCAATGAAGTGGCCTCCAGCGGTGCCCGGAGTATTCAGGGGCCGGCCGTCGATGGTCACCAGGATCCGCCGGGCCCCGAAGCCCCGGATGCGGATGGAGTCGTCATCCAAGGCGCCCCCCACCTCCTGGAGCCGCTGCACATCCACCCCCGGGAGGCGCTTCAAGGCGCCGTCCAAAGTGGTGCCCAACCCCTGGAGGAGGACCTCCGGCTTGATCACCGTCATATTGGGGGTTTCAATGTTGCTTTGCAGTTCCCTCTCGGTGATCTCCAGCTCCTGCAGCAGGAAGAGTTCCGGGACCTTCTTCCCGGGGTCTTCCTCCGCCCCTGCCGCCACGCCACTGAGAACCGCCAGCGCCATCCAGAGATAGCCCAGTCTCTTCATAGCCAGCCTCTTCGGGACGGTCGACATCCTCTCTGTCCCACCAGAAAATCCCCACCCGGGCCGTATCCGGAAGCCACCAGCGGCCCTGATGGAAAACCAGACGCCGCCTCAGGTCCGCCACCTCCCCCGGGGTGGGCGGGCGTCTCAGCCGGTGGCGCAGATGCGCCGCCACCTCCCCCAGGTGGCGGTAAACGTAGGAGCTCTCCGTGCGGTAAAACCGGAGACGGCTCAAGCGGTAGCCCGCCGTGCCTGCCGGCTTAAGGAGCCGGGGCCAACTCACCTCGCTGATGACGCAGACATGCCGGGGCGCGCCGGCAAAGAGTTTCCGGAAGGCCGCCTCAAAGCCGCTGCTGCAGACCTGCAGACTGTTGCAGGCCAGGATGAGGTCGTACCCCGCAACGTCCGTGAGCGGCAGGTCCTCCCAGGGACGGACCTCCACCTGCCGGGGTGCCAGGCCCCGGCGCCGGCTTTCCTCCCGCAGCAGGCCTTGCATGCCCCGGCAAGGCTCCAGGGCGGTCACTCGACAGCCCCGCGCCTCCAAGGGCAGGGCCAGGACGCCATTTCCCGCCCCCACATCCAGCACCCGCCAGCCCGGCCGCACCCGAGGGAATAGAAAGCTCAGGATGGGCCGGTGGTAGTCATTGTGGGCCAGCCACAGGCGGTGCCAGCGGACCTGGCCCTCCCAATAAGCCAGGTCCCGGATATGGGCCGGGAGGGCCTCCGCCCGTCGGACCCTGGATCTTGGGCCGGGGTGGTCAACTGCCGTCAGCTTGTGCACAGGGACAGAAAGCCGCATCAAGAAAAAAAGCCATGAAAGCCGCGTGCGTCGCAGCAGCCTTCATGGCTTGGGTAATCGTGGTATTACTCAGCCCATGGGGCTGAGGGGGCCGCTTACTTTTAGCGAGCGGCCTGTCATTTCTTCTGAACGCGCCGGCTTTTCAGGCCCGGCGCCGGGGTTCATCCCGCGTTGACCGCCACCATAGCGGGATTTGCCCCCACTGTCAAGCGAAAGAAGAGGGGGAAAGAGAAAAAAGGGCGGCTGCCCTGACGCTCAGGCGGTGGTCTTCCGGGCCAGGCGGTAGAAGATCAGGGGCACCACCACCAAAGAAAACGCGGTGGAGGCAAAGAGGCCGAAGATAAACGACCAGGCCAGGCCGGAGAAGATGGGGTCCAGGGTGATAACCCAGGAGCCGAACATGGCCGCCCCGGCGGTGAGCAAAATGGGCCGGAAACGCACCGCCCCGGACTGCAGCACTGCGTCTTTGAGGCTCAGGCCTTTGTCCAGGTTGTGGTGAATGAAGTCGATGAGGATGATGGAGTTGCGCACCACGATGCCCGCCAGGGCAATGAGGCCGATCATGGCGGTGGCGGTGAAATAGATGGGGTCGGCATAGCCTGCCACCTTCCCGGCAAAGAGGAGGTTTAAGAGGGCAAAGCCGGGCATCACCCCGATGAGGGTGAGGGGGATGGCCACCATGATGATAAGGGGCATGCCGTAGGACTGGGTCTGCAGGACCAAGAGGATGTAGATGCCCACCAAGGCCCCGGCAAAGGCCAGCCCCAGGTCCCGGAAGACCTCCACGGTGATCTTCCATTCCCCTTCGCCGGACCAGTTCACTCGGAACCCGGGGGGCAGGGGGTGGCGCGAGACCTCCCCCATGAGGTGGAGGATGGCGTTCACCGGGCTGGTGCCGGCGGTGTCCCCGGTGACGAAGACCACCCGCTCCAGGTTCTTGCGCATGATGGGCTGGGGCGCGGTGTCCAGGACAAACTCACCCAGTTCCGTGAGCGGCACCAGGCTGCCCGTGGGGCTTTTGAGGCGCAGTTGGCCCAAGGATTCCGTGCCCGAGCGCTCCGTCCGGGGCCAACGCAGGACGATCTCCAGGGGCAGGCGCTCAGTCTCCACATGCAGCCGGCCCACCGCCTCCCCGGCCTGGGCAATGGCCAGGCTGCGGGCGATCTGCACCGGCGCCAGGCCGCTTAAGGCCGCCTTTTCCCGGTCGATGAGGAAGCGCCAGCGGGGGCGGTCCGCCTCCACCGTGGTGTCCACGTCCACCACGCCCGGGGTCTCCTGAAACATCTGCTTCAATGGCCGGGCGGCGGCAATGAGCTCCTCATAGGCGGCGCCGGGCGGTCCGTAGACCTCCCCCACCAGGGTCTGGAGGACCGGCGGCCCCGGCGGCACCTCCACGATCTTCAGGCGCACCTGGTGCCTCTCCGCCAGCCGGGTAAGCTCGGGGCGGATCCGCAAAGCGATGGCGTGGCTGGCGGCGGCGCGGTGGTGCTTGTCCGCCAGCTTCACCCGGATCTCCCCCACCGAGGGGCCGCGCTTGAGATAGTAGTGGCGCACCAGGCCGTTGAAGTCCATGGGCGAGGTCACTCCGGCGAAGGTGACGGCGTGGTCCACCTCGTTGACCCGGGAGAGATAGGCGGCGAGCTCGCTTAAGGCCCGCTGGGTGCCCTCCAGGGTGGAGTCCTCCGGCAGGTCCGCCACCACCAGGAGCTCATCCTTGTTGTCAAAGGGGAGCATCTTCAAGGGCACCAGCCCCACCACCGGCAAAAGCAGGGCGAGGACAAAGAGGAGCACCATGCCCGCCAGAAACAGCCGGGCCAGGCGGTCCCGGGTGAGGAGCGGGGTCATGAGGCGGGTGTAGAGGCGATAGATCCAGGTCTCTTCCAGCACAAAGGGTTTGGCCTCCCGGCCGTATTCCTTTTTGAGCAGGTGGTAGGTGGCCCAGGGGGTGACGGTGAAGGCCACCACCAGGCTCATGAGCATGGCCAGAGGCACGTTCACTGGCATGGGCCGCATGTAGGGCCCCATCATGCCGGTGACGAAGAACATGGGGATAAAACTGATGATCACTGTGAAAGTGGCGAGGATGGTGGGCGCCCGCACCTCATCCACCGCCACCAGGGTGGCCTCCAAAGGCGGGTACAGACGTAACTGGAAGTGGCGATGGATGTTTTCCACGTCAATGATGGGGTCATCCACCAGGAGGCCCAAAGAGAGGATGAGGGCAAAGAGGGTCACCCGGTTGATGGTGTAGCCGAAGAGCATGTTGCCGGTCAGGGTGATGGCCAGGGTCAGGGGCACCGCCAGGGCCACGATGAGGGCCTCCCGCCAGCCCAGGGCCAGGGTGAGGAGCAGGGTGATGGAGAGCACCGCGATCATCAGCTCCCGGATGAGCTTGTTCACCTTGTCATTGGCGGTGCGGCCGTAGTTGCGGGTCACCTCGGCAAAGATGTCCGGGGGCAGGATCTGCTTTTTCAGCTCCTCAATGCGGTTCAGCAGCCCCTGGGCCACCGCCACCGCGTTGGTGCCGGGGCGTTTGGCAAAGGCCAGGGTGACCGCGGGGTAAAAACGGCCGGGCTCCACTCCCGGAGGGAGATTGCCGTGGGCCGGACCGAAGACCAGGCGGCTCAGCTCCACCGGCTCCTCGGGGCCGTCGGTGATCTGGGCCACCTCCTCCAGAAAGACCGGCTTGCCCTGATGCACCCCCACCACCAGGCGGGCCACCTCCCGGGCGCTGCGAAAGAAAGGTCCCGACTCCAGGAGAAACTCCCGGTCATTAAAAGAGAAGTGCCCCGCCGGCAGGTTGACGTTGCCCGCCTCCAGGGCCCGGGTCAGGTCCAGAAGGTCCAGGTGCCGGGCCGCCAGCCGGGCCGGGTCCGGGGTGATGCGGAGCTGACGTCTGGTGCCCGCCACCACGAAGGTGCGGGCAGTGTCGGGAATGTTCTGCAGCCGGTGCAGCAGTTCGTCCGCCACCCGCCGGAGTTCATAGTCATCCGCCCGGGGGCTCCACAGGGTGAGGGTGAGGATGGGCACATCGTCAATGCCCATGGGCTTCACCACCCAGCCCGCCACGCCGGAGGGCACCTGGTCGATATTGGAGAAGACCTGGTTGTAGGTCTTCACCAGGGCGTCCTCCATGCGCTCTCCCACCCGGAATTTGGCGGTCACCACCGCAAAACCGGGCCGGGCCAGGGAGTAGAGGTCCTCCAGGCCGTCCATCTCCCAGAGCTTCTTTTCCAGGTTGATGACCACCAGGTTTTCCACCTCCTGGGGCTCAGCCCCGGGGAAGCGGATGAGGACATCCACCATGGGCACCCGGATCTGGGGGTCCTCTTCCCGGGGGGTGGCCAAAAGCGCCACCGCGCCGGCCAAGAGGCTGATGAGGATGAAGATGGTGGGCAGCTTGGAGGTGAGGAAGACCTCCACCAGGCGGGCGGTGAGGCCCAGTTGGGGCTTGTCGGGGCCGTTCGTCATGCTCTGGCGAGCTCTCCAGCAAAGGATACGATTATCGGGAGAGGGGGCCAGGGGTCGAGGCCCCCTGCCCCCTCTCCCGAGCCCTCTCCCCCAACCCCTTGAGGGGGTGGGGGGAGGAAGTCCCAGAGAAGGAGGGTCACGGCACGATGATCTTCTCTCCCGGCTGCAGGCCGGAGAGAATCTCCACCAGCTCCCCCACCGCCGCGCCCGGCTGCACCGGCCGGGAGACCGGGCCGGCCTCGGTGAGCACGTCCACCAGGGTGAGCTGGCCCACCCTTTTTAAGGCCGCCCGGGGGATGGCCACGACCCGGGCCTCCGGCAGAGGGAAGCGCAGCCGGGCGTACATGCCCGGGGTGAGGCCCGGCGCGGTCAGGCGGGCGGTGCGCACCGTAAAGGTGCGACTTTCGCCTTGGCTGATGGGAAAGATTTCCGCCAGGGGGAGGCGCCCCTCGTAACTCACCGCCGGCACTGCGACCTCCACTTCCATGCCGGGGGCCAGTAAACTCCGCTGGTCTTCGCTG
This genomic window from Desulfobaccales bacterium contains:
- a CDS encoding class I SAM-dependent methyltransferase, encoding MHKLTAVDHPGPRSRVRRAEALPAHIRDLAYWEGQVRWHRLWLAHNDYHRPILSFLFPRVRPGWRVLDVGAGNGVLALPLEARGCRVTALEPCRGMQGLLREESRRRGLAPRQVEVRPWEDLPLTDVAGYDLILACNSLQVCSSGFEAAFRKLFAGAPRHVCVISEVSWPRLLKPAGTAGYRLSRLRFYRTESSYVYRHLGEVAAHLRHRLRRPPTPGEVADLRRRLVFHQGRWWLPDTARVGIFWWDREDVDRPEEAGYEETGLSLDGAGGSQWRGGRGGGRPREEGPGTLPAAGAGDHREGTAKQH
- a CDS encoding efflux RND transporter permease subunit; the protein is MTNGPDKPQLGLTARLVEVFLTSKLPTIFILISLLAGAVALLATPREEDPQIRVPMVDVLIRFPGAEPQEVENLVVINLEKKLWEMDGLEDLYSLARPGFAVVTAKFRVGERMEDALVKTYNQVFSNIDQVPSGVAGWVVKPMGIDDVPILTLTLWSPRADDYELRRVADELLHRLQNIPDTARTFVVAGTRRQLRITPDPARLAARHLDLLDLTRALEAGNVNLPAGHFSFNDREFLLESGPFFRSAREVARLVVGVHQGKPVFLEEVAQITDGPEEPVELSRLVFGPAHGNLPPGVEPGRFYPAVTLAFAKRPGTNAVAVAQGLLNRIEELKKQILPPDIFAEVTRNYGRTANDKVNKLIRELMIAVLSITLLLTLALGWREALIVALAVPLTLAITLTGNMLFGYTINRVTLFALILSLGLLVDDPIIDVENIHRHFQLRLYPPLEATLVAVDEVRAPTILATFTVIISFIPMFFVTGMMGPYMRPMPVNVPLAMLMSLVVAFTVTPWATYHLLKKEYGREAKPFVLEETWIYRLYTRLMTPLLTRDRLARLFLAGMVLLFVLALLLPVVGLVPLKMLPFDNKDELLVVADLPEDSTLEGTQRALSELAAYLSRVNEVDHAVTFAGVTSPMDFNGLVRHYYLKRGPSVGEIRVKLADKHHRAAASHAIALRIRPELTRLAERHQVRLKIVEVPPGPPVLQTLVGEVYGPPGAAYEELIAAARPLKQMFQETPGVVDVDTTVEADRPRWRFLIDREKAALSGLAPVQIARSLAIAQAGEAVGRLHVETERLPLEIVLRWPRTERSGTESLGQLRLKSPTGSLVPLTELGEFVLDTAPQPIMRKNLERVVFVTGDTAGTSPVNAILHLMGEVSRHPLPPGFRVNWSGEGEWKITVEVFRDLGLAFAGALVGIYILLVLQTQSYGMPLIIMVAIPLTLIGVMPGFALLNLLFAGKVAGYADPIYFTATAMIGLIALAGIVVRNSIILIDFIHHNLDKGLSLKDAVLQSGAVRFRPILLTAGAAMFGSWVITLDPIFSGLAWSFIFGLFASTAFSLVVVPLIFYRLARKTTA